A genome region from Natranaeroarchaeum sulfidigenes includes the following:
- the cobA gene encoding uroporphyrinogen-III C-methyltransferase, with the protein MSGDETVGKVYLVGSGPGDPDLLTVKAKRLLEEADVVLHDKLPGPDIIDSIPEAKREDVGKRAGGEWTPQEYTNRRLVETAEAGNTVVRLKGGDPFVFGRGGEEMEHLAEHGIPFEVVPGITSALAGGAVAGIPATHREYTSSVSFVTGHEDPTKEESAIDWQALADTGGTLVVLMGVGKLPLYTDALLEAGKAPDTPVALIERATWPDQRVVTGTLSTIVDVRDEHEIEPPAITVIGEVAATRERVIEHLENEPDRERAVEGSNNGA; encoded by the coding sequence ATGAGTGGGGACGAGACGGTCGGTAAAGTCTACCTCGTCGGGAGCGGCCCCGGCGATCCGGACCTGCTCACCGTGAAAGCGAAGCGTCTGCTCGAGGAGGCGGACGTCGTCCTCCACGACAAGCTGCCGGGGCCGGACATCATCGACTCGATCCCCGAGGCGAAACGCGAGGACGTCGGAAAGCGTGCGGGCGGAGAGTGGACGCCACAGGAGTACACGAACCGCCGGCTGGTCGAGACCGCGGAGGCGGGCAACACCGTCGTGCGCCTGAAAGGCGGCGACCCGTTCGTCTTCGGCCGTGGCGGCGAGGAGATGGAACACCTCGCCGAGCACGGCATCCCCTTCGAGGTCGTCCCCGGCATCACGTCGGCGCTCGCGGGCGGCGCAGTCGCCGGGATCCCGGCGACACACCGCGAGTACACGTCCAGCGTCTCCTTCGTCACGGGCCACGAGGACCCAACCAAGGAGGAGTCGGCGATCGATTGGCAGGCGCTGGCCGACACCGGAGGCACGCTCGTCGTCCTGATGGGCGTTGGAAAACTACCGCTGTACACCGACGCGCTGCTGGAAGCGGGCAAAGCCCCGGACACGCCGGTCGCGCTGATCGAGCGCGCGACGTGGCCCGACCAGCGCGTCGTGACTGGCACTCTCTCGACCATCGTCGATGTCCGAGACGAACACGAGATCGAGCCGCCTGCGATCACCGTCATCGGCGAGGTCGCTGCGACACGCGAGCGGGTGATCGAGCATCTCGAAAACGAACCGGACCGCGAACGAGCGGTGGAGGGCAGCAACAATGGCGCGTGA
- a CDS encoding uroporphyrinogen-III synthase — MARDTTVAVFRPDDERLDEAVELIESLGATPIPDAMLAVNSTGATPRTDADLVVLTSKTGVELAAAAGWEPGDATVAAIGESTADAMRATEYPVDIVPEEYTSTGLVDALTGDVDGKRVEVARSDHGSDVLTDGLEDAGAYVHETILYRLVRPDGAGESADLAAEGDLDAAAFTSSLTVAHFVEAAEERGIREAAIEGLNDAVVGVIGPPTRKTAEEYGIDVDVVPDTADFEELACDVVEAAAPTYHE, encoded by the coding sequence ATGGCGCGTGACACCACCGTTGCCGTCTTCCGGCCCGACGATGAGCGCCTCGACGAGGCCGTCGAACTGATCGAATCGCTCGGTGCGACGCCGATCCCCGACGCGATGCTGGCCGTTAACTCGACCGGCGCAACGCCACGGACCGACGCCGACCTCGTCGTCCTGACGAGCAAGACGGGCGTCGAGCTCGCCGCCGCGGCCGGCTGGGAGCCCGGTGACGCGACCGTCGCGGCGATCGGCGAGAGCACGGCCGATGCCATGCGCGCCACTGAGTACCCGGTCGATATCGTCCCCGAAGAGTACACCTCAACAGGACTGGTCGACGCGCTGACCGGGGACGTTGACGGCAAACGCGTCGAGGTCGCCCGGAGCGATCACGGCAGCGACGTGCTCACCGACGGACTCGAGGACGCCGGAGCCTACGTCCACGAGACGATTCTGTACCGGCTTGTGCGACCGGATGGCGCGGGCGAGTCGGCCGACCTCGCCGCCGAGGGCGACCTCGACGCGGCGGCGTTTACCTCCTCGCTGACGGTGGCTCACTTCGTTGAGGCCGCAGAAGAGCGCGGCATCAGGGAGGCGGCGATCGAGGGGCTGAACGACGCCGTCGTCGGCGTGATCGGCCCGCCGACTCGCAAGACTGCCGAGGAGTACGGGATCGACGTCGATGTCGTCCCCGACACTGCCGACTTCGAGGAACTGGCGTGTGACGTAGTCGAGGCTGCCGCCCCGACCTACCACGAGTAG
- a CDS encoding ammonium transporter yields MVDPVIMEISAADLDELATGINMVWALTVTFLIFFMHAGFAMLESGQVRSKNVANQLTKNMLTWAIGIAVFFVVGLGISNNIGSLLVGGGTGELTMFGADPSEGLMNVLFSAVFAMTAATIVSGAVAGRAKLRAYLAYTFVLAAFIYPVAAGLVWYAPHAADGVAPLLAGLGFEDFAGGMVVHGLGGVAGLTAAWVLGSRMDKYNEDGSVNIIPGHSMTFAVLGTLILCFGWFGFNVGTAATPINPEPGVFELGAFEVVGRVAIVTALGMGVGGIGAAAAALYMTGKVDTLYVANGMLAGLVGVTGPTNLITPMGAIAIGFLAGAQLPLVFKFVEQTLKIDDVCAVFPVHGSAGMLGLIVYPLWSVEGTAIGGGLIAGGILSIEAGAFGPQIIGVAVLTIWTVVTTAAVWGALKAMGQARVTPEHERDGLDVSEHGVDTYPEFGGPDVATDGGVPVEHHEIRTDGGEVGERASSELRSDGGEDIEKPIKMVTAIVRPDRLGAIKQQLAEVGAPSLTVTNVSGRGSQPAKKGQWRGEEYTVDLHQKVKIETVVADVPAGDVVEAIREGANTGEPGDGKIFVMDVEEAVQVRTGKTGPDAV; encoded by the coding sequence ATGGTAGACCCGGTTATCATGGAGATCAGTGCGGCGGATCTAGACGAGCTCGCGACCGGTATCAACATGGTCTGGGCACTCACCGTCACCTTCCTGATCTTCTTCATGCACGCCGGCTTCGCGATGCTCGAATCCGGTCAGGTGCGCTCGAAGAACGTCGCGAATCAGCTGACCAAGAACATGCTCACCTGGGCGATCGGGATTGCGGTGTTTTTCGTCGTCGGTCTCGGGATATCGAATAATATCGGTTCGTTACTCGTCGGAGGTGGTACCGGGGAGCTGACGATGTTCGGTGCCGACCCCAGCGAGGGACTGATGAACGTCCTGTTTAGCGCGGTGTTCGCGATGACTGCCGCGACGATCGTCTCGGGCGCGGTCGCAGGACGAGCGAAACTCCGTGCGTACTTGGCGTACACCTTCGTTCTGGCGGCGTTCATCTACCCCGTTGCCGCCGGTCTGGTCTGGTACGCACCACACGCCGCCGATGGTGTCGCGCCGCTCCTTGCTGGCCTTGGGTTCGAGGACTTCGCGGGTGGGATGGTCGTCCACGGTCTCGGCGGCGTCGCCGGGCTCACCGCGGCATGGGTGCTCGGTAGCCGGATGGACAAGTACAACGAGGACGGCAGTGTCAACATCATCCCCGGTCACTCGATGACCTTCGCCGTCCTGGGGACGCTGATCCTTTGTTTCGGCTGGTTCGGCTTCAACGTCGGCACTGCCGCGACGCCGATCAACCCTGAACCCGGTGTGTTCGAGCTCGGTGCCTTCGAAGTCGTGGGCCGTGTTGCGATCGTGACGGCACTCGGTATGGGCGTTGGCGGGATCGGTGCGGCCGCCGCCGCGTTGTACATGACCGGAAAGGTCGATACGCTGTACGTCGCAAACGGCATGCTCGCTGGTCTGGTTGGTGTCACGGGCCCGACGAACCTGATCACGCCGATGGGTGCGATCGCGATCGGCTTCCTCGCCGGCGCACAGCTCCCCCTGGTGTTCAAGTTCGTCGAGCAGACGCTCAAGATCGACGATGTCTGTGCAGTCTTTCCGGTCCACGGGAGCGCCGGGATGCTCGGTCTGATCGTCTACCCGCTGTGGTCCGTCGAGGGCACGGCAATCGGCGGCGGGCTCATCGCTGGCGGAATTCTCTCGATCGAAGCGGGCGCGTTCGGTCCACAGATCATCGGTGTCGCAGTGTTGACGATCTGGACCGTCGTCACGACGGCCGCAGTCTGGGGCGCACTCAAGGCGATGGGTCAGGCCCGCGTCACCCCTGAACACGAGCGTGACGGCCTCGACGTCTCCGAACACGGCGTCGACACCTACCCCGAGTTCGGCGGTCCCGACGTCGCCACGGACGGCGGCGTCCCTGTGGAACATCACGAGATTCGCACTGACGGTGGCGAGGTCGGCGAGCGAGCCTCGTCGGAGCTACGGTCCGACGGTGGTGAGGACATCGAAAAGCCGATTAAGATGGTCACGGCGATCGTTCGTCCCGACCGACTCGGCGCGATCAAACAACAGCTCGCGGAAGTCGGTGCGCCGTCGCTGACGGTCACCAACGTCTCCGGCCGCGGTAGCCAGCCCGCAAAGAAGGGCCAGTGGCGTGGCGAAGAGTACACGGTCGACCTCCACCAGAAAGTAAAGATCGAAACGGTCGTCGCGGACGTGCCCGCCGGGGACGTCGTCGAGGCGATCCGGGAGGGTGCCAACACCGGCGAGCCCGGTGACGGCAAGATCTTCGTGATGGACGTCGAGGAGGCGGTACAGGTACGAACTGGTAAAACCGGACCCGACGCGGTGTAG
- a CDS encoding conjugal transfer protein TraF → MSSSVLIFDGECPYCSIAAVALKRLDDVVAVSWYDDAVGPFLDAQFGERPFAMVLVDPDEQRVYAGRSAAQELADRAGTPGIVGSLVRENYERIAGVVGALSGRGRDPDDYHETYRLRGDAADELPALRAAGDADAADLVGDAADGPGDADPSAGA, encoded by the coding sequence ATGAGTAGCTCCGTCCTGATCTTCGACGGCGAGTGCCCGTACTGTTCGATCGCCGCGGTGGCGCTGAAACGGCTCGACGACGTCGTCGCCGTCTCGTGGTACGACGACGCGGTCGGCCCGTTCCTCGACGCGCAGTTCGGCGAGCGTCCGTTCGCGATGGTGCTGGTAGACCCCGACGAGCAACGGGTGTACGCGGGACGCTCGGCGGCCCAGGAGCTCGCGGATCGGGCGGGGACGCCCGGCATCGTCGGCTCGCTCGTCCGCGAGAACTACGAGCGGATCGCGGGCGTGGTCGGCGCGCTGTCGGGCCGTGGACGCGACCCCGACGACTACCACGAGACGTACCGCCTGCGTGGGGATGCCGCGGACGAACTCCCGGCGCTCCGGGCGGCCGGCGACGCCGACGCCGCGGACCTGGTCGGCGATGCGGCCGACGGACCGGGTGACGCCGACCCCAGTGCTGGCGCTTGA
- a CDS encoding GIDE domain-containing protein has protein sequence MFVELALLLGVAGVAGYFLIGGGRRLRTTYHILQNDPLDVRSVNGHRGPVEVEGQAVPDDEHGTVTAPFTGTECLAYTYEVEELRSSGKNSSWHTLDEGQGGVDFLVDDGTGRVRVDPQGADIRLDGDSITVKPGKELPDRLERYVEATEGVDKQDGTVNLLVTEVNTGNKQRFTERRLDVGETVYVYGQATRGPSAGWGSTVVDAVIGNGDAIPTFVVSDTDERATAWRFARGGLWRVAVGLGVLVIGALFVLPAVALSV, from the coding sequence ATGTTCGTCGAACTTGCCCTCCTGCTCGGGGTCGCCGGCGTTGCAGGGTACTTCCTGATCGGCGGTGGCCGCAGACTTCGGACGACGTATCACATTCTCCAGAACGACCCGCTCGACGTTCGGTCGGTCAACGGCCATCGAGGTCCGGTCGAGGTCGAGGGACAGGCCGTGCCGGACGACGAGCACGGAACTGTCACGGCCCCCTTTACCGGGACAGAATGTCTCGCCTACACCTACGAGGTCGAGGAACTACGTTCCTCGGGCAAGAACTCCAGCTGGCACACCCTCGACGAGGGACAGGGTGGCGTCGACTTCCTCGTCGACGATGGAACAGGGCGCGTACGCGTCGATCCGCAGGGTGCGGATATCCGCCTCGACGGTGACTCGATCACCGTCAAACCCGGCAAGGAGTTGCCTGATAGACTGGAACGATACGTCGAGGCGACCGAGGGCGTCGACAAACAGGACGGAACGGTGAACCTGCTCGTTACCGAGGTGAACACGGGAAACAAACAGCGCTTTACGGAGCGTCGGCTCGACGTCGGCGAAACGGTCTACGTCTACGGTCAGGCTACCCGCGGCCCCTCGGCGGGCTGGGGGAGTACGGTCGTCGATGCGGTGATCGGCAACGGAGACGCCATTCCGACGTTCGTCGTCTCCGACACCGACGAGCGCGCCACTGCGTGGCGATTCGCACGAGGCGGGCTGTGGCGGGTCGCTGTGGGCCTCGGTGTGCTCGTGATCGGTGCCCTGTTCGTACTGCCAGCGGTCGCCCTGTCCGTCTGA
- the hemC gene encoding hydroxymethylbilane synthase codes for MSNRDTIRLATRSSDLARRQAATVKEALESRRQDVELVEVETTGDRIRDELIHRLGKTGAFVRSLDEKVIDGEVDAAVHSMKDMPTDQPEELIVSGIPERGPPGDVLVTPDGTSLDDLPEGATVGTSSLRRQAQLLDARPDLTVEPLRGNVDTRVEKLLAPGLQAEHEARTEAEKERKGNAGNDEYEHPYDRDVEEWFSDLAEIERRAMEREVETEYDAIVLAEAGLERSGLLHRIEYERLPTTDFVPSPGQGALAVTSLDDAVGERIHTALDNPRTRVETTVERTILAELGGGCVAPIGVYAVVQGEHVNAVVRVYSRDGGETVATSRDLSVERHVRDARAFAQDLAEQGAAELIEEAKREEGEGEAKRGEE; via the coding sequence ATGAGCAACCGCGATACGATTCGGCTGGCGACACGGAGCTCCGATCTCGCCCGCCGCCAGGCGGCGACGGTGAAGGAGGCCCTCGAAAGCCGTCGACAGGACGTCGAACTGGTCGAGGTGGAGACGACGGGCGATCGGATCCGCGACGAGCTGATCCATCGGCTCGGCAAGACCGGCGCGTTCGTCCGCAGCCTCGACGAGAAGGTTATCGATGGCGAGGTCGACGCCGCGGTCCACTCGATGAAGGACATGCCGACAGATCAGCCCGAGGAACTGATCGTCTCGGGCATCCCCGAGCGCGGCCCGCCGGGCGACGTGCTCGTTACGCCCGACGGGACGAGTCTGGACGACCTGCCCGAGGGCGCGACCGTGGGGACGTCGAGTCTGCGCCGACAGGCCCAGTTGCTCGACGCCCGCCCGGACCTCACCGTCGAGCCGCTCCGGGGCAACGTCGACACCCGGGTCGAGAAACTGCTCGCGCCGGGGCTGCAGGCCGAACACGAAGCCCGCACGGAAGCCGAGAAAGAGCGCAAGGGGAACGCGGGCAACGACGAGTACGAACACCCCTACGATCGGGACGTCGAGGAGTGGTTCTCGGATCTCGCCGAAATAGAGCGCCGCGCGATGGAGCGAGAGGTAGAAACGGAATACGATGCAATCGTCCTCGCGGAAGCCGGACTCGAACGGAGCGGCCTGCTCCACCGCATCGAGTACGAGCGCCTGCCGACGACTGACTTCGTCCCCTCGCCGGGCCAGGGCGCGCTCGCGGTGACGAGTCTGGACGACGCGGTCGGCGAACGGATCCATACCGCGCTCGACAACCCCCGCACCCGGGTCGAGACGACGGTCGAACGGACGATCCTCGCCGAACTGGGTGGGGGCTGTGTCGCGCCGATCGGCGTCTACGCCGTCGTGCAGGGCGAGCACGTCAACGCGGTCGTCCGGGTGTACAGCCGCGACGGCGGGGAGACCGTCGCGACGAGCCGCGATCTGTCGGTCGAACGCCACGTCCGCGACGCGCGGGCGTTCGCGCAGGATCTGGCCGAACAGGGTGCGGCCGAGCTGATCGAGGAAGCGAAGCGGGAGGAAGGGGAGGGCGAAGCCAAACGGGGGGAAGAATGA
- the hemL gene encoding glutamate-1-semialdehyde 2,1-aminomutase, with the protein MNHDSSRELYDRALSSIPGGVNSSVRAIRPYPFFIERGDGGHVIDADGNRYLDFVNGYGPLLYGHDLPQPVQSAVQSTVSEGPMYGAPTEIEVDLAEFVSRHVPSVEMIRFVNSGTEATVSAIRLARGYTGRDKIVVMQGGYHGAQESTLVEGEDGHVHPSSPGIPEEFAQHTIPVPFNDVDAVQDVFAAHGDEIAAVLTEPILGNTGIVHPVEGYHETLRDLTEDHDALLIFDEVITGFRVGGLQCAQGKFGVTPDVTTFGKIVGGGFPVGAIGGKAEIIEQFTPAGEVFQSGTFSGHPVTMAAGYESLKYAAENDVYEHVNALGEQLREGLTEIVADRAPSYTVAGTDSMFKVLFTREGPDSTEGQCEAGCRQRPDCPRYDHCPKNGADVADCEDERWERLFWPAMKEQGIFLTVNQYESQFVSYAHTEEDVETLLSAYEEAL; encoded by the coding sequence ATGAATCACGATAGCTCCCGCGAACTCTACGACCGTGCACTGTCGTCGATCCCGGGCGGTGTCAACTCCTCGGTGCGCGCGATCCGACCGTATCCCTTTTTCATCGAGCGCGGCGACGGCGGCCACGTCATCGACGCCGACGGCAACCGGTATCTCGACTTCGTCAACGGCTACGGCCCGCTGCTGTACGGACACGACCTGCCACAGCCGGTCCAGAGCGCAGTCCAGTCGACGGTCAGCGAGGGGCCGATGTACGGCGCACCCACGGAGATCGAGGTCGACCTCGCCGAGTTCGTTTCCCGCCACGTCCCGAGCGTCGAGATGATCCGATTCGTAAACTCCGGCACCGAGGCGACCGTCTCCGCGATCCGGCTCGCCCGCGGCTACACCGGTCGGGACAAGATCGTCGTCATGCAGGGCGGCTACCACGGTGCACAGGAGTCGACGCTGGTCGAGGGCGAGGACGGCCACGTCCACCCGAGCAGCCCGGGGATCCCCGAGGAGTTCGCCCAGCACACGATCCCGGTGCCGTTCAACGATGTCGACGCCGTTCAGGACGTTTTCGCGGCCCACGGCGACGAGATCGCCGCGGTGCTCACCGAGCCGATCCTCGGCAACACGGGGATCGTCCACCCGGTCGAGGGCTACCACGAGACGCTCCGGGATCTCACGGAGGACCACGACGCCCTCCTGATCTTCGACGAGGTCATCACCGGCTTCCGCGTCGGCGGGCTCCAGTGCGCGCAGGGCAAGTTCGGCGTCACGCCCGACGTGACGACCTTCGGCAAGATCGTCGGCGGCGGCTTCCCGGTCGGCGCGATCGGCGGCAAGGCCGAGATCATCGAGCAGTTCACGCCCGCGGGCGAGGTGTTCCAGTCGGGCACCTTCTCGGGTCACCCCGTCACGATGGCGGCGGGCTACGAGTCCCTGAAATACGCCGCCGAGAACGACGTCTACGAGCACGTCAACGCGCTGGGCGAACAGCTCCGCGAGGGGCTGACCGAGATCGTCGCCGACCGCGCGCCCAGTTACACCGTCGCGGGCACGGACAGCATGTTCAAAGTCCTGTTCACCCGCGAGGGTCCCGACTCCACCGAGGGCCAGTGCGAGGCCGGCTGTCGCCAGCGTCCCGACTGCCCGCGCTACGATCACTGCCCGAAAAACGGCGCGGATGTCGCCGACTGCGAGGACGAGCGCTGGGAGCGACTGTTCTGGCCCGCGATGAAAGAGCAGGGTATCTTCCTCACGGTCAACCAGTACGAGTCCCAGTTCGTCAGCTACGCACATACCGAGGAGGACGTCGAGACGCTGCTTTCGGCGTACGAGGAGGCGCTCTGA
- a CDS encoding DHH family phosphoesterase: MDAPIPDLAERAAECAERLHDADGVVLASHIDADGLTSAAIAASALERGRIPFETVFSKQLGEDEIAEIANMDRDVVLFTDFGSGQLDIITEYEQSGDITPVIADHHQPADAETEYHLNPLLFGINGASELSGAGASYALARALEPEDGDNRDLAALAIVGAVGDMQASGGELVGANRRIVEEGVSAGVLEEATDLSLYGKQTRPLPKLLEYSTDVYIPGISNDERGAMGFLDDLDLDLKADGDWRRWVDLTDDERQTVASALVQRAVSRGVPAEKIDGLVGTTYSLTAEPEGTELRDASEFSTLLNATARYERADVGLAVCLGDRGDALDRARQLLRDHRRNLSDGIEWVTSEGVTREEHVQWFHAEDRIRETIVGIVAGMAVGADGVDRGTPIIAFANKTDEEVKVSSRGTHTLVREGLDLSAVMGEASRAVGGDGGGHDVAAGATVPAGTEAEFIELADEIVAEQLS, encoded by the coding sequence ATGGACGCTCCGATTCCTGACCTCGCCGAGCGCGCTGCTGAGTGTGCCGAGCGACTGCACGACGCCGACGGCGTGGTTCTCGCCTCGCACATCGACGCGGACGGCCTGACGAGTGCCGCGATCGCGGCGAGCGCGCTCGAACGCGGCAGAATTCCTTTCGAGACGGTATTCAGCAAACAGCTCGGCGAGGACGAGATTGCTGAGATCGCGAACATGGACCGGGACGTCGTCCTCTTCACCGACTTCGGGAGCGGACAGCTCGATATCATCACAGAGTACGAGCAGTCGGGAGATATCACCCCGGTCATCGCCGATCATCACCAACCGGCAGACGCCGAAACCGAGTATCACCTGAACCCGCTGTTGTTCGGGATCAACGGCGCGTCCGAGCTTTCGGGTGCCGGTGCGAGCTACGCACTTGCGAGAGCGCTCGAACCTGAAGACGGCGACAATCGGGATCTCGCGGCGCTCGCCATTGTCGGTGCGGTCGGCGATATGCAGGCAAGCGGCGGCGAACTCGTCGGCGCGAACCGGCGGATCGTCGAGGAAGGGGTTTCGGCAGGCGTCCTCGAAGAGGCTACCGATCTCTCCCTGTACGGCAAGCAGACCCGCCCCCTGCCGAAACTCCTCGAATACTCGACCGACGTCTACATCCCCGGCATCAGCAACGACGAGCGCGGCGCGATGGGTTTTCTCGACGACCTCGATCTGGATCTCAAAGCCGACGGCGACTGGCGGCGCTGGGTCGACCTGACCGACGACGAGCGACAGACGGTCGCCAGCGCGCTCGTCCAGCGCGCGGTATCGAGAGGCGTCCCGGCAGAGAAGATCGACGGTCTCGTGGGAACGACGTACTCGCTCACCGCCGAACCGGAAGGGACCGAACTGCGGGATGCAAGCGAGTTTTCGACATTACTGAACGCGACTGCACGCTATGAACGTGCGGATGTGGGCCTTGCGGTCTGTCTCGGGGACCGCGGAGACGCGCTCGACCGGGCCCGGCAACTCCTCCGGGACCACCGTCGAAACCTTTCTGATGGTATCGAGTGGGTCACCTCCGAAGGCGTCACACGTGAAGAGCACGTCCAGTGGTTCCACGCCGAGGATCGGATCAGAGAGACGATCGTCGGCATCGTCGCCGGAATGGCGGTCGGGGCCGACGGCGTCGACCGCGGGACGCCGATCATCGCCTTCGCGAACAAGACCGACGAGGAGGTGAAAGTCTCCTCTCGCGGAACGCACACGCTGGTCAGGGAGGGACTGGATCTCTCGGCGGTGATGGGCGAGGCCTCACGCGCAGTCGGCGGTGATGGGGGCGGTCACGACGTGGCAGCCGGAGCGACCGTCCCCGCAGGGACCGAGGCGGAGTTCATCGAGTTGGCAGACGAAATCGTCGCCGAACAGCTCTCCTGA
- a CDS encoding YgaP family membrane protein produces the protein MFEKNVGGTDRTLRFVGGAALLLVGVVTLGRRSKRNGLGALVVGAGLLASALTQRCTVNKLLGIDTCPAE, from the coding sequence ATGTTCGAAAAGAACGTCGGTGGAACCGATCGTACGCTCCGGTTTGTCGGCGGAGCCGCGCTGTTACTCGTCGGTGTTGTGACACTCGGCCGAAGATCGAAACGGAACGGACTTGGCGCCCTGGTCGTCGGCGCAGGGCTCCTTGCGAGCGCGCTCACACAGCGGTGCACGGTAAACAAACTGCTCGGAATCGACACCTGTCCAGCGGAGTAG
- a CDS encoding excinuclease ABC subunit C, whose product MDARAVRDRASDLPTEPGVYQFLADEQVLYVGKAVDIRDRVRSYADPRSRRIERMVDRADAIDVAVTDTETQALLLEANMIKRHQPRYNVRLKDDKSYPLVQLTDHPVPRIEITRDPDEGATVYGPYTSRSRLETVVKGLREIYGVRGCSDHKYANRDRPCLDYEVGICTAPCTGEISEAAYAEDVTATQRFFEGEIGVLATPLRRSMEQAAESREFERAANLRDRLQTVEAFHGDSGAAVASEESGGERLLDVLGVAIEGEEATVARLHSDGGQLVDRDRHTLAAPDSGPDQIARVLSAFVPQYYAERELPDALVLPEHLDDQELAAWLDAEDVAVRVPGAGREATLVDLALKNARRGTDGRDEVGALAAALDIDRPTRIEGFDVSHAQGNEAVGSNVTFVDGSRESSDYRRKRLNGGNDDYANMRSLVEWRASRAVEGCDDRPDPDLLVIDGGEGQLSAARAALDAIDWDIPTIAIAKDEELVITPERTHDWPDDAPQLHLVQRVRDEAHRFALQYHQTLRDEVSTALDGIDGIGPETRKRLLGRFGSVKGVRGASRDELLSVEGVGEGTVTLLEEQL is encoded by the coding sequence ATGGACGCGAGAGCGGTCCGTGATCGGGCGAGCGACCTCCCGACCGAGCCTGGCGTCTACCAGTTCCTCGCCGACGAGCAGGTGCTCTATGTCGGGAAGGCGGTCGACATCCGTGACCGGGTACGCTCGTACGCTGATCCGCGCAGTCGCCGGATCGAGCGGATGGTCGACCGTGCCGATGCCATCGACGTTGCGGTGACGGACACGGAGACGCAGGCGCTGTTGCTGGAGGCGAACATGATCAAGCGCCACCAGCCCCGGTACAACGTCCGACTGAAAGACGACAAGTCCTACCCGCTGGTCCAGCTAACTGACCACCCAGTTCCACGGATCGAGATCACCCGCGATCCGGACGAGGGTGCAACGGTGTACGGCCCGTATACCAGTCGGTCTCGCCTCGAAACGGTCGTCAAGGGGCTCCGGGAAATCTACGGAGTGCGGGGCTGCTCGGATCACAAGTACGCGAACCGGGATCGTCCCTGTCTCGACTACGAGGTCGGTATCTGTACCGCTCCCTGTACTGGCGAAATAAGCGAAGCGGCGTACGCGGAAGACGTCACGGCTACGCAGCGATTCTTCGAGGGTGAGATCGGTGTCCTCGCCACTCCCCTGCGTCGATCGATGGAGCAAGCAGCCGAGAGTCGGGAGTTCGAGCGTGCTGCCAACCTGCGCGATCGACTGCAGACCGTCGAGGCGTTCCACGGTGACAGCGGTGCCGCCGTCGCCAGCGAAGAATCCGGCGGCGAACGGCTACTGGACGTACTTGGTGTCGCCATCGAGGGCGAGGAGGCGACCGTCGCCCGGCTACACAGTGATGGCGGCCAGCTCGTCGACCGGGACCGGCATACGCTCGCTGCACCCGACAGCGGACCGGATCAGATCGCGCGCGTTCTGTCGGCGTTCGTCCCACAGTACTACGCCGAGCGGGAGCTTCCGGACGCGCTCGTACTCCCGGAGCATCTCGACGACCAGGAGCTTGCTGCATGGCTCGACGCGGAAGACGTCGCGGTTCGTGTTCCAGGTGCCGGTCGGGAGGCGACGCTCGTCGATCTGGCGCTCAAAAACGCCCGCCGCGGCACCGACGGCCGTGACGAGGTCGGTGCCCTCGCAGCGGCCCTGGATATCGATCGGCCGACGCGAATCGAGGGATTCGATGTCAGTCATGCTCAGGGAAACGAGGCGGTCGGAAGCAACGTTACGTTCGTCGATGGGTCCCGCGAGAGCAGCGACTACCGCCGCAAGCGGCTGAATGGCGGAAACGATGACTACGCGAACATGCGTTCGCTAGTCGAGTGGCGAGCCAGTCGTGCCGTGGAGGGGTGTGATGACCGACCTGATCCGGACCTGCTGGTAATCGACGGAGGTGAAGGACAGCTTTCGGCGGCGCGGGCGGCGCTCGATGCGATAGACTGGGACATCCCGACGATCGCCATCGCGAAAGACGAAGAGCTCGTGATCACGCCGGAGAGGACGCACGACTGGCCGGATGATGCGCCCCAGTTACATCTCGTACAGCGGGTTCGCGACGAGGCCCATCGCTTTGCCCTGCAGTACCATCAGACTCTGCGTGATGAGGTGTCGACGGCGCTCGACGGGATCGATGGCATCGGTCCAGAAACACGTAAGCGGCTGCTGGGTCGGTTCGGTAGCGTGAAGGGGGTCCGTGGTGCGTCTCGTGACGAACTCCTGTCGGTCGAGGGGGTTGGTGAGGGAACGGTTACGTTACTCGAAGAGCAGCTGTAA